From the Streptomyces nigrescens genome, one window contains:
- a CDS encoding DUF3761 domain-containing protein, translating into MSPEEKKNARLGCAVIAFLVLLVGGCVNLMDGEGGGDGGDGSKSSASSSVSGASDASDASADTPDGSDASDASDSDADTVTVPDYTGRNLQEAQDDAQGRGIYLLKSDDLSVRQRLQVWDRNWQVGDQEPAAGTVMADTETLTFAVVKTGESCDEPDEAASAGDDGTPEPTEEPTEAGSSGTSGSSASSGADASDSSGGSSSSGGSSSSGSTGSTGSEGGSTSTTGGEEQSQAPAGASARCNDGTYSYSRHRRGTCSHHHGVAVWLRSLPA; encoded by the coding sequence ATGTCGCCGGAGGAGAAGAAGAACGCCCGGCTCGGCTGTGCGGTCATCGCCTTTCTCGTGCTGCTGGTTGGCGGGTGCGTCAATCTGATGGACGGCGAGGGCGGCGGGGACGGCGGGGACGGCTCGAAGTCGTCTGCCAGTAGTTCGGTCTCCGGTGCTTCGGACGCTTCCGACGCTTCTGCTGACACCCCCGATGGATCGGACGCATCCGACGCCTCCGACAGTGACGCCGACACCGTCACGGTGCCGGACTACACCGGCCGCAACCTCCAGGAGGCGCAGGACGACGCGCAGGGCAGGGGTATCTACCTGCTCAAGAGCGATGATCTGTCCGTCCGGCAGCGTCTGCAGGTGTGGGACCGGAACTGGCAGGTGGGTGACCAGGAGCCGGCCGCCGGGACGGTCATGGCGGACACGGAAACGCTGACGTTCGCCGTCGTGAAGACCGGCGAGAGCTGCGACGAACCCGACGAGGCGGCATCCGCGGGCGACGACGGAACGCCCGAGCCCACGGAGGAACCGACCGAGGCCGGCAGTTCCGGCACCTCCGGCTCGTCCGCCTCCTCCGGCGCGGACGCGAGCGACTCCTCCGGAGGTTCCAGCTCCTCCGGTGGTTCCAGCTCTTCCGGGAGTACGGGGAGTACGGGCTCCGAGGGTGGCAGCACCTCTACGACTGGTGGCGAGGAGCAGTCGCAGGCTCCGGCAGGTGCCTCGGCGCGGTGCAATGACGGGACGTACAGCTACAGCCGGCACCGGCGGGGCACCTGCAGCCATCATCACGGGGTCGCCGTCTGGCTGAGGAGTCTTCCGGCCTGA
- a CDS encoding NADP-dependent isocitrate dehydrogenase, with the protein MTDSTIIYTHTDEAPALATYSFLPVIQAYASTAGVSVETRDISLAGRIIASFPEHLEEGQRIDDALAELGELAKTPEANIIKLPNISASIPQLKAAIAELQEQGYALPAYPDDPKTDEERDIRARYDKVKGSAVNPVLREGNSDRRAPASVKNYAKSNPHRMGAWTADSKTNVATMGVDDFRSTEKSAVIGQDGTLRIELSGDDGSTTVLRESVPVLAGEVVDASVMRVAALREFLTAQVARAKAEGVLFSVHLKATMMKVSDPIIFGHVVRAFFPKTFAQYGESLAAAGLTPNDGLGGIYKGLESLADGAEIKASFDAELAEGPELAMVDSDRGISNLHVPSDVIVDASMPAMIRTSGHMWGPDGAEADTLAVLPDSSYAGIYQAVLDDCRANGAYDPSTMGSVPNVGLMAQKAEEYGSHDKTFEIPVTGTVRVLDENGNAVLEQVVGAGDIFRMCQTKDAPIRDWVKLAVTRARATGNPAVFWLDAGRAHDAQLIEKVKTYLAEHDTDGLQLEIMSPVDAITFSLERIRRGEDTISVTGNVLRDYLTDLFPILELGTSAKMLSVVPLMNGGGLFETGAGGSAPKHVQQLVKENYLRWDSLGEFLALAVSFEHLAQKTGNARAQVLADTLDRATGTFLNENKSPSRKLGGIDNRGSHFYLALYWAQELAKQTDDTQLAEAFAALAKTLTEQEQTIVDELNAVQGSPADIGGYYQPVVAKADAVMRPSKTLNQALASLS; encoded by the coding sequence GTGACTGACTCGACCATCATTTACACCCACACTGACGAGGCCCCGGCCCTGGCGACGTATTCGTTCTTGCCGGTGATCCAGGCATACGCGTCGACGGCCGGCGTCAGCGTGGAGACCCGTGACATCTCGCTGGCCGGTCGCATCATCGCGAGCTTCCCCGAGCACCTGGAGGAGGGCCAGCGCATCGACGACGCCCTCGCCGAGCTCGGTGAGCTGGCGAAGACTCCCGAGGCGAACATCATCAAGCTGCCGAACATCTCGGCCTCGATCCCGCAGCTGAAGGCGGCCATCGCCGAGCTTCAGGAGCAGGGCTACGCGCTGCCGGCTTACCCGGACGACCCGAAGACCGACGAGGAGCGCGACATCCGCGCCCGCTACGACAAGGTCAAGGGCAGCGCCGTCAACCCGGTCCTGCGTGAGGGCAACTCCGACCGCCGGGCCCCGGCGTCGGTCAAGAACTACGCCAAGTCCAACCCGCACCGCATGGGTGCCTGGACGGCCGACTCGAAGACGAACGTCGCCACCATGGGCGTCGACGACTTCCGCTCCACCGAGAAGTCCGCGGTCATCGGCCAGGACGGCACGCTGCGCATCGAGCTCTCGGGCGACGACGGCTCCACCACCGTGCTGCGCGAGTCGGTACCGGTCCTCGCGGGCGAGGTCGTCGACGCGTCCGTGATGCGGGTGGCCGCGCTGCGCGAGTTCCTCACCGCGCAGGTCGCCCGCGCCAAGGCCGAGGGCGTGCTGTTCTCGGTGCACCTGAAGGCCACGATGATGAAGGTCTCCGACCCGATCATCTTCGGCCACGTGGTCCGCGCCTTCTTCCCCAAGACGTTCGCCCAGTACGGCGAGTCGCTTGCCGCCGCCGGCCTGACCCCGAACGACGGCCTCGGCGGCATCTACAAGGGCCTGGAGTCGCTGGCCGACGGCGCCGAGATCAAGGCGTCCTTCGACGCCGAGCTCGCCGAGGGCCCGGAGCTCGCCATGGTCGACTCCGACCGCGGCATCTCCAACCTGCACGTGCCGAGCGACGTCATCGTCGACGCCTCCATGCCGGCCATGATCCGCACCTCCGGCCACATGTGGGGCCCGGACGGCGCCGAGGCCGACACCCTCGCGGTCCTCCCCGACAGCAGCTACGCCGGCATCTACCAGGCCGTCCTCGACGACTGCCGCGCCAACGGCGCCTACGACCCGTCGACGATGGGTTCGGTCCCGAACGTCGGCCTCATGGCGCAGAAGGCCGAGGAGTACGGCAGCCACGACAAGACCTTCGAGATCCCGGTCACGGGCACCGTGCGGGTCCTCGACGAGAACGGCAACGCCGTCCTGGAGCAGGTCGTCGGCGCCGGCGACATCTTCCGGATGTGCCAGACCAAGGACGCGCCGATCCGCGACTGGGTCAAGCTCGCCGTCACCCGTGCCCGCGCCACCGGCAACCCGGCGGTGTTCTGGCTCGACGCCGGCCGTGCGCACGACGCCCAGCTCATCGAGAAGGTCAAGACCTACCTCGCCGAGCACGACACCGACGGTCTGCAGCTGGAGATCATGTCGCCGGTCGACGCGATCACGTTCTCCCTGGAGCGGATCCGCCGTGGCGAGGACACGATCTCGGTCACCGGCAATGTGTTGCGTGACTACCTGACCGACCTGTTCCCGATCCTGGAGCTGGGCACCAGCGCCAAGATGCTCTCGGTCGTCCCGCTGATGAACGGCGGCGGGCTGTTCGAGACCGGCGCCGGCGGCTCCGCGCCCAAGCACGTCCAGCAGCTCGTCAAGGAGAACTACCTGCGCTGGGACAGCCTGGGTGAGTTCCTCGCCCTCGCGGTCAGCTTCGAGCACCTCGCGCAGAAGACCGGCAACGCGCGCGCCCAGGTGCTCGCCGACACCCTCGACCGCGCCACCGGCACCTTCCTCAACGAGAACAAGTCGCCCAGCCGCAAGCTCGGCGGCATCGACAACCGCGGCAGCCACTTCTACCTCGCGCTGTACTGGGCGCAGGAGCTGGCCAAGCAGACCGACGACACTCAGCTCGCGGAGGCGTTCGCGGCACTCGCCAAGACGCTCACCGAGCAGGAGCAGACCATCGTCGACGAGCTGAACGCGGTGCAGGGCTCGCCGGCCGACATCGGCGGCTACTACCAGCCCGTCGTGGCGAAGGCCGATGCGGTCATGCGTCCGTCGAAGACCCTCAACCAGGCCCTGGCCTCCCTCAGCTGA
- a CDS encoding VOC family protein — MELAQVRLLVSDFRGCYRFYRDTLGLTPQFAAPDGPYAKFTCDDGTAGIALQERAQMARVLGELAAAPDGYRSLIVLRVDDLDAYCGELTGRGAALAHGPAPMTDRMRVAHLKDPDGNLVELQEWLAPRSAG, encoded by the coding sequence ATGGAACTCGCCCAAGTCCGCCTGCTCGTCTCGGACTTCCGCGGCTGCTACCGCTTCTACCGGGACACGCTGGGGCTCACTCCGCAGTTCGCGGCCCCGGACGGTCCGTATGCGAAGTTCACCTGTGACGACGGCACCGCGGGCATCGCGCTGCAGGAGCGCGCACAGATGGCCCGGGTCCTCGGCGAGCTGGCCGCCGCGCCGGACGGCTACCGGTCCCTGATCGTCCTCCGGGTCGACGACCTCGACGCCTACTGCGGGGAACTCACCGGGCGCGGCGCCGCCCTCGCGCACGGCCCGGCGCCGATGACGGACCGGATGCGGGTCGCCCACCTCAAGGACCCGGACGGGAACCTCGTCGAGCTCCAGGAATGGCTGGCACCGCGGTCCGCCGGCTGA